The following are encoded together in the Coffea arabica cultivar ET-39 chromosome 1c, Coffea Arabica ET-39 HiFi, whole genome shotgun sequence genome:
- the LOC113725811 gene encoding replication factor C subunit 1 isoform X4, producing MQSDIRKWFMKQHEKSSAGNGNAAKPKTAEKPAVAASHLDDSVKEGQESASRRKTSKYFASDKQNAKDAKEIEEFSAKRKAPMASKEIHGDVKPPPGKKVHKNEDDDNDEDFVDTTPRKVSTPIKKLKSGSGRGIARKSADVDESDEDDVIGTKSHSKPAGRGRGGKSGITAPGSRKGMVVDESDEDEPGDKESKSAKPGGRGRGGRGSSATPSGGRGRGGGGYGGFMNFGERKDPPHKGEKEIPEGATDCLTGLTFVISGTLDSLEREDAEALIKRYGGRVTGSVSKKTNYLVCDEDIEGRKSTKAKELGTAFLTEDGLLDMIRKSNKSKTTEPQELKKPVDKVLPSSKKSTPTPASKSSLSTKGAAVKGSSASVTSAKLKSQATEEAWLPWTEKYRPKVPNDIIGNQSVVKQLHDWLRSWNEQFLKTSSKNGGKKQNDSGAKKAVLLSGTPGIGKTTTAKLVSQMLGFRTIEVNASDNRGKADAKIGKGIGGSTANSIKEVISNEGLGLNMERSQHPKTVLIMDEVDGMSAGDRGGVADLIASIKISSIPIICICNDRYSQKLKSLVNYCLLLSFRKPTKQQMAKRLLHVANAEGLQVNEIALEELAERVNGDMRMALNHLQYMSLSMSVIKYDDIRQRLQSSSKDEDISPFVAVDKLFGFNAGKLRMDERFDLSMSDPDLVPLLVQENYINYRPSSAGKDDNGLKRMSLLARAAESIANGDIMNVQIRRYQQWQLSQASSLSSCIIPASLLHGQRETLEQGERNFNRFGGWLGKNSTMGKNYRLLEDMHVHLLASRESYLGRSTLRLDYLTLLSKQLTHPVRVLPKDEAVEKVVNFMDSYSISQEDFDTILEISKFKGHPSPMDGVQPAVKAALTKAYKIGTDSRKIRTADMVTVQKRDGSSSHVIKTADMVPGTKKALKKRVAAMLEPVEESLAEENGDALEENEENSSDAEDLEDSDNTDKGLQADLQSLKSKGIEVQLNLKGSENSSAKKGSSARGKRSSEPAEKKGGGRGSGSASKRKR from the exons ATG CAGTCAGATATAAGGAAGTGGTTCATGAAGCaacatgaaaagagcagcgctGGAAATGGCAATGCTGCTAAGCCCAAAACAGCAGAGAAGCCCGCTGTCGCTGCTTCACATCTGGATGATTCG GTAAAAGAAGGGCAAGAAAGTGCCAGCAGAAGGAAAACTAGCAAATATTTTGCTTCAGATAAGCAGAACGCTAAAGATGCGAAGGAAATAGAGGAGTTTTCAGCAAAAAGGAAGGCCCCAATGGCTAGCAAGGAGATACACGGTGATGTGAAGCCGCCACCAGGGAAGAAAGTGCACAAAAATGAGGATGATGATAATGATGAAGACTTTGTTGATACTACTCCAAGGAAGGTTTCTACTCCTATCAAGAAATTAAAAAGTGGTTCTGGAAGAGGAATTGCAAGAAAGTCTGCAGATGTCGATGAAAGTGATGAGGATGATGTCATAGGGACAAAATCTCATTCAAAGCCGGCAGGAAGAGGGCGTGGTGGAAAAAGTGGGATAACAGCTCCAGGAAGCAGAAAAGGGATGGTTGTTGATGAAAGTGATGAAGATGAGCCTGGTGATAAGGAGAGTAAATCTGCTAAACCTGGTGGACGAGGCCGTGGTGGAAGAGGTTCATCAGCCACGCCAAGTGGTGGACGAGGCAGAGGTGGTGGAGGTTATGGTGGATTTATGAACTTTGGTGAAAGGAAAGATCCTCCGCATAAAGGAGAAAAG GAAATTCCTGAAGGTGCGACCGACTGTTTAACTGGTTTGACCTTTGTAATCAGTGGTACGCTGGACAG CTTGGAAAGAGAAGATGCTGAGGCCTTAATCAAACGCTATGGTGGTCGGGTTACTGGATCTGTCAGCAAAAAGACG AATTATCTTGTGTGTGATGAAGATATTGAGGGACGGAAATCTACTAAAGCAAAAGAGCTTGG GACTGCTTTTCTTACTGAGGATGGGTTGCTTGATATGATTcgcaaatcaaataaatcaaaaacaacTGAACCACAAGAATTAAAGAAACCAGTGGACAAGGTTCTTCCTTCTTCGAAGAAAAGTACTCCAACGCCAGCATCAAAGA GCAGCTTGTCCACAAAAGGTGCAGCTGTCAAAGGCTCAAGTGCCAGTGTCACTTCTGCAAAGCTGAAAAGTCAAGCTACAGAAGAAGCTTGGTTGCCTTGGACTGAAAAGTACAGACCAAAGGTACCAAATGACATCATTGGGAATCAGTCAGTG GTTAAGCAACTTCATGATTGGCTAAGAAGTTGGAATGAGCAGTTTCTGAAAACTAGCAGCAAAAATGGGGGGAAGAAACAGAATGACTCTGGTGCTAAGAAGGCTGTTCTATTAAGTGGTACACCTGGTATAGGAAAAACTACAACAGCAAAGTTGGTTAGTCAGATGCTGGGTTTCAGGACAATTGAG GTTAATGCTAGCGACAACCGTGGAAAGGCTGATGCCAAAATTGGCAAAGGAATTGGTGGGAGCACTGCTAATTCAATAAAAGAGGTTATTAGTAATGAAGGACTTGGCCTTAATATGGAGCG CTCTCAGCATCCAAAAACAGTTTTAATCATGGATGAGGTGGATGGCATGTCTGCTGGTGATAGAGGTGGTGTGGCTGATCTTATTGCTAGTATCAAGATTTCTAGCATTCCCATAATCTGTATCTGTAATGATCGCTACAGCCAGAAGCTAAAGAGTCTTGTGAACTACTGCTTGCTTCTTAGCTTTCGGAAGCCCACAAAGCAACAG ATGGCAAAGAGGCTATTGCATGTTGCAAATGCTGAAGGTCTTCAAGTTAATGAG ATTGCGCTTGAGGAATTGGCAGAAAGAGTTAATGGAGATATGCGCATGGCACTTAACCATTTGCAGTACATGAGCCTCTCTATGTCAGTCATTAAGTATGATGACATAAGGCAACGCCTTCAGAGCAGTTCAAAAGATGAAGATATTTCGCCTTTTGTGGCTGTTGATAA GTTGTTTGGTTTTAATGCTGGGAAATTGCGGATGGATGAACGTTTTGATTTAAGCATGAGTGATCCTGATCTTGTTCCTCTGCTTGTTCAG gagAACTATATCAATTATAGGCCAAGTTCAGCTGGGAAAGATGATAATGGTTTGAAAAGGATGAGTCTCCTTGCCCGGGCTGCTGAGTCAATTGCCAACGGTGATATTATGAATGTACAGATTCGAAGATATCAACAGTGGCAGCTCTCTCAAGCTAGCTCCCTTTCATCTTGTATAATACC TGCTTCTTTGTTACATGGGCAAAGAGAAACACTTGAGCAG GGAGAGCGCAACTTCAATAGGTTTGGTGGCTGGCTGGGAAAGAACTCCACTATGGGAAAGAATTACAGACTTTTAGAGGACATGCATGTCCATCTACTTGCATCTCGTGAATCTTATTTGGGCAG GTCGACATTGCGATTGGACTACCTTACTCTTCTTTCTAAGCAGTTGACCCATCCAGTACGAGTGCTGCCCAAG GATGAAGCTGTAGAGAAGGTAGTAAATTTCATGGATTCATACTCCATCAGTCAGGAAGATTTTGATACTATATTGGAGATATCCAAGTTCAAG GGGCATCCAAGTCCTATGGATGGAGTTCAGCCTGCTGTCAAAGCTGCTCTAACAAAGGCTTACAAAATAGGGACGGACTCACGTAAGATTCGGACAGCGGATATGGTGACTGTCCAGAAAAGAGATGGAAGCAGCTCACATGTGATTAAGACTGCAGATATGGTTCCTGGGACAAAGAAGGCCCTTAAGAAACGGGTTGCTGCAATGCTGGAACCAGTGGAAGAAAGTTTAGCAGAGGAGAATGGTGATGCattagaagaaaatgaagagaattCTTCAGACGCAGAAGACTTGG AAGACTCAGATAATACAGATAAAGGGCTGCAAGCAGATCTCCAAAGCCTGAAGTCGAAAG GCATTGAAGTACAACTGAACTTGAAAGGTTCTGAAAATTCGAGTGCCAAGAAGGGATCTTCAGCAAGAGGAAAACGCAGTTCTGAACCTGCAGAAAAGAAAGGTGGAGGACGGGGATCCGGATCTGCGTCCAAGAGGAAGAGATGA